In the Vibrio gigantis genome, one interval contains:
- the dprA gene encoding DNA-processing protein DprA, with translation MNEQQLSAWLTLSFVPQLGSKRLSRLLSIDSPSNIVGYSSQQLQALGLSAKQISYLREQAPREVEACLAWQARQPNHHIITPNCPHYPKLLNETASAPSALFVKGHVEKLIEPQIAMVGSRNASLEGLQTAKSFAKEFVQNGLIVTSGLALGIDGYAHDGALDKGGETFAVLGSGLDSIYPARHRNLADRICENGALISEFRPSAKPRPEHFPRRNRIISGLSLGTLVVEAAEKSGSLITARYAMEQGREVFALPGSIHSPTSRGGNSLIKSGACLVQNAQDVLIEIKSLLDWSIDQQPSLFEPTPNEGENEQLPFPQLLANVGLEATPVDILAQRTHIPVHEVMMQLLELELSGHVVAVSGGYIRKGRG, from the coding sequence GTGAATGAGCAGCAACTGAGTGCTTGGCTAACTCTAAGTTTTGTTCCTCAATTGGGTAGCAAGCGCCTTTCTCGTTTGCTGAGTATTGATTCTCCTTCTAATATTGTTGGCTACTCAAGTCAGCAGCTACAAGCACTTGGTTTGTCTGCCAAGCAAATTTCCTATCTAAGAGAGCAAGCCCCGAGAGAAGTGGAGGCTTGCTTAGCGTGGCAAGCAAGGCAGCCCAACCATCACATCATTACCCCTAACTGCCCACACTATCCCAAACTGCTGAACGAGACAGCCTCTGCGCCAAGTGCTCTTTTCGTTAAAGGTCACGTTGAAAAATTGATTGAGCCTCAAATCGCAATGGTTGGCAGTCGTAATGCCAGTCTCGAAGGACTACAGACAGCGAAGTCCTTCGCTAAAGAGTTTGTACAAAATGGCTTGATTGTCACGAGTGGCTTAGCGTTGGGCATTGATGGCTATGCTCATGATGGTGCTTTGGATAAAGGAGGGGAGACCTTCGCAGTGTTGGGCTCTGGCTTGGACTCCATTTACCCTGCGCGGCATAGAAACTTAGCCGATAGAATTTGTGAGAATGGTGCGCTGATTTCAGAGTTTCGGCCAAGTGCTAAACCACGACCTGAACATTTCCCTCGCCGTAACCGTATTATTAGTGGCTTGTCGCTAGGAACCTTAGTGGTTGAGGCGGCTGAGAAGAGTGGCTCTTTGATTACGGCTCGCTATGCCATGGAGCAAGGCCGAGAGGTGTTTGCACTTCCTGGCTCAATTCATAGTCCAACCAGCCGCGGAGGTAACAGCTTAATTAAATCTGGTGCATGTTTGGTGCAAAATGCTCAAGATGTTCTGATTGAAATAAAGAGTCTGTTAGACTGGTCTATAGATCAGCAGCCCAGTTTGTTCGAGCCTACGCCGAATGAGGGTGAAAATGAGCAATTGCCATTTCCACAGCTGTTAGCTAACGTAGGATTAGAGGCGACACCCGTTGATATTTTGGCACAGAGAACCCATATACCTGTGCATGAGGTCATGATGCAGCTTTTAGAGCTTGAGCTCTCAGGGCATGTTGTTGCAGTTTCCGGTGGCTATATTCGAAAGGGGAGAGGCTAA
- a CDS encoding LysM peptidoglycan-binding domain-containing protein, translating to MRHFFPALSLICASISFAATTENSAQPLTIKQGAPEAYVVVKGDTLWDISAMYLDSPWLWPRLWQVNPEIENPHLIYPGDKLSLVWINGEPVLSLKPVIKLSPKIRVSEKKAVPTVNEGLVLPYLQSDRLVEQQDIESAQRVLGTSDGKRFLSGEDRLFISGNQQHQKWGIYRSVETYQRQQPQASITSLRLVATAHLKEVDDEFSSLKIETQLQEVLLNDLVLPELGVDQVNLSTTFYPAPSAVGQFANILGSLDGSQYSAKNQVVVINKGSQDNLRQGSMFTLSESGAVVFGKQGEYSYKESAASDKVQLPSTSLGSLMVIRPYEYFSLALITQSSKPVSNDILAVSPLDLALTKEVKGTE from the coding sequence ATGCGTCATTTTTTCCCCGCTTTATCTCTTATTTGTGCCTCGATTTCGTTTGCCGCTACGACTGAAAATAGTGCTCAACCTTTAACCATTAAACAGGGTGCACCCGAGGCGTATGTGGTGGTTAAGGGCGATACCTTGTGGGATATCTCCGCGATGTATCTCGATAGCCCGTGGTTGTGGCCAAGGTTGTGGCAGGTAAACCCTGAGATAGAAAACCCTCATCTTATTTACCCCGGAGATAAATTGTCTCTGGTTTGGATTAATGGCGAGCCTGTATTGAGCCTTAAACCCGTCATCAAGCTAAGCCCTAAGATTCGTGTATCAGAAAAGAAAGCAGTACCTACCGTGAATGAAGGGCTAGTTCTGCCGTATTTACAATCTGATCGCTTGGTAGAGCAGCAAGATATCGAGTCGGCGCAACGGGTATTAGGAACCAGTGATGGCAAACGCTTCTTATCGGGTGAAGACCGACTATTTATCTCGGGCAACCAACAACATCAAAAATGGGGTATTTACCGTTCTGTCGAAACCTACCAACGACAGCAACCTCAAGCGAGTATTACCTCTTTGCGTTTGGTCGCTACGGCACACCTCAAAGAGGTGGATGATGAGTTCAGTAGCTTGAAGATAGAGACTCAGCTGCAAGAGGTGTTACTTAACGATCTAGTGTTGCCGGAGCTTGGCGTTGATCAGGTGAATCTCTCAACCACATTTTATCCAGCGCCTAGTGCTGTGGGGCAGTTTGCTAATATCTTAGGTTCATTAGATGGGAGCCAATACAGCGCAAAAAATCAGGTTGTGGTTATTAACAAAGGCTCACAGGACAATCTTCGCCAAGGCTCTATGTTTACCCTCAGCGAAAGCGGCGCGGTGGTGTTTGGTAAGCAGGGTGAATATAGCTATAAAGAGTCAGCGGCGAGCGATAAGGTGCAATTGCCAAGTACCTCACTCGGTAGTTTGATGGTCATTCGCCCTTATGAGTATTTTAGCCTCGCGTTGATCACTCAGAGCTCTAAGCCGGTTAGCAATGACATTCTGGCGGTATCGCCTTTGGACCTTGCTTTGACGAAAGAGGTTAAGGGCACCGAGTGA
- the def gene encoding peptide deformylase, with product MSVLQVLTLPDDRLRTVAKPVKEVTPEIQKFVDDMIETMYDEEGIGLAATQVDFHQRIVVIDISETRDEPMVLINPEITDKRGEDGIEEGCLSVPGARALVPRAAEVTVKALDREGNEFTFDADDLLAICVQHELDHLEGKLFVDYLSPLKRKRIQDKLAKIKRFNEKQG from the coding sequence ATGTCTGTATTACAAGTATTAACATTACCAGATGATCGTCTACGTACCGTGGCGAAACCGGTAAAAGAAGTTACCCCAGAGATTCAAAAGTTCGTTGATGACATGATTGAAACCATGTACGACGAAGAAGGTATCGGCCTTGCGGCAACGCAAGTAGATTTCCACCAGCGCATCGTTGTTATCGATATTTCAGAAACACGTGACGAGCCTATGGTTCTGATCAACCCTGAAATTACTGACAAACGTGGCGAAGATGGTATCGAAGAAGGCTGTCTATCTGTACCAGGCGCTCGAGCTCTAGTACCTCGCGCTGCAGAAGTAACGGTTAAAGCATTAGACCGTGAAGGCAACGAATTCACATTCGACGCTGACGACCTTCTGGCTATCTGTGTTCAGCACGAACTTGACCATCTAGAAGGCAAGTTGTTTGTTGATTACCTATCGCCACTAAAACGCAAACGTATTCAAGATAAGCTAGCGAAGATTAAACGTTTCAACGAGAAACAAGGTTAA
- the fmt gene encoding methionyl-tRNA formyltransferase, which yields MSQSLRIVFAGTPDFAARHLAALLSSEHEVIAVYTQPDRPAGRGKKLTASPVKNIALENNIPVYQPENFKSDEAKQELADLNADIMVVVAYGLLLPQMVLDTPRLGCINVHGSILPRWRGAAPIQRSIWAGDKETGVTIMQMDIGLDTGDMLSIATLPIEATDTSASMYEKLAGLGPDALVECLSDIASGKAVPEKQDDELANYAKKLSKEEARISWSDDAAHIERCVRAFNPWPMSHFEAAENSIKVWQSRVAEQTSDKPAGTILQADKTGIYVATGQGVLVLEQLQVPGKKAMSVQDILNSRASWFEVGTQLS from the coding sequence TTGAGTCAATCTTTGAGAATTGTCTTCGCAGGTACTCCGGATTTCGCCGCCCGTCATTTGGCGGCGTTGTTGTCTTCGGAGCATGAAGTTATTGCTGTTTACACACAGCCAGATCGTCCAGCAGGCCGCGGTAAAAAACTGACTGCGAGCCCAGTAAAAAACATCGCACTTGAAAACAATATTCCGGTTTACCAACCAGAAAATTTCAAGTCAGATGAAGCTAAGCAAGAATTAGCGGATTTGAATGCTGACATCATGGTAGTTGTTGCTTATGGCTTGTTGCTTCCACAAATGGTTTTAGATACGCCTCGCTTAGGTTGTATCAATGTACATGGTTCTATCCTACCGCGCTGGCGTGGTGCTGCCCCTATCCAACGCTCTATTTGGGCGGGTGATAAAGAGACAGGCGTAACGATCATGCAGATGGATATCGGCCTAGATACGGGTGACATGCTAAGTATCGCAACGCTACCAATTGAAGCGACAGATACCAGTGCTTCAATGTACGAAAAACTAGCTGGCCTTGGCCCTGATGCGCTTGTTGAGTGCTTGTCTGACATAGCTTCTGGTAAAGCGGTGCCTGAAAAGCAAGACGACGAACTTGCTAATTACGCGAAGAAGCTAAGTAAAGAAGAAGCGCGTATCAGCTGGAGTGATGACGCGGCTCATATTGAGCGCTGCGTTCGTGCCTTCAACCCATGGCCAATGAGCCACTTTGAAGCTGCTGAGAACAGCATTAAAGTATGGCAAAGCCGTGTGGCAGAACAAACTTCTGATAAGCCTGCAGGTACCATTCTGCAAGCGGATAAAACGGGTATCTATGTAGCGACTGGACAAGGCGTACTTGTTCTTGAACAACTGCAAGTTCCTGGTAAAAAAGCCATGTCCGTTCAGGATATCTTGAACTCACGTGCAAGCTGGTTTGAAGTTGGCACTCAACTTTCTTAA
- the rsmB gene encoding 16S rRNA (cytosine(967)-C(5))-methyltransferase RsmB yields MNVRAAAANVLFQVVDKGHSLSHALPAAQKTIRPRDHALLQEICYGALRYLPRLESIANELMENPLKGKKRVFHHLILVGIYQLSFMRIPSHAAVAETVEGTKTLRGPSLSGLINAVLRSYLRDQEELDEKAVSHNAGKYGHPSWILKMLQESYPDQWEQLVEANNSKAPMWLRVNRQHHTRDEYVELLKNENIEYTLHPEAADAIKLAAPCDVTLLPGFDRGWVSVQDAAAQLSVDYLTPKDGELILDCCAAPGGKTAHILEHTNDTEVVAIDCDIKRLDRVYDNLERLQLRADVICGDARYPEEWWMGDKFDRILLDAPCSATGVIRRHPDIKWLRRASDIDALAELQSEIMDAMWRQLKEGGTMVYATCSITPQENVLQVKAFLERTENATLVGSDIENPGRQILPGEEDMDGFYYAVLVKQA; encoded by the coding sequence ATGAATGTTCGCGCTGCTGCTGCAAATGTCCTATTCCAAGTTGTCGATAAAGGCCACTCTCTTTCACACGCTCTCCCTGCGGCTCAAAAAACGATCCGTCCGCGAGACCATGCTCTACTGCAAGAGATTTGCTACGGCGCACTTCGTTACCTGCCTCGTTTAGAGTCAATCGCTAACGAACTGATGGAAAACCCGCTTAAAGGTAAAAAGCGTGTATTCCACCACCTTATTTTGGTGGGCATTTACCAACTGAGCTTCATGCGTATCCCTTCGCATGCTGCCGTTGCAGAAACAGTTGAGGGCACCAAAACACTGCGTGGCCCAAGCCTAAGTGGTTTGATCAACGCGGTATTACGTAGCTACCTACGTGACCAAGAAGAGCTAGATGAGAAAGCAGTTAGCCACAACGCGGGCAAATATGGCCACCCAAGCTGGATCCTAAAAATGCTTCAAGAGAGCTACCCAGATCAATGGGAGCAACTGGTTGAAGCAAACAACAGCAAGGCACCAATGTGGCTACGCGTTAACCGCCAACACCACACTCGTGACGAGTATGTTGAACTGCTTAAAAACGAAAACATTGAATACACATTGCACCCTGAAGCAGCAGATGCCATAAAATTAGCTGCACCTTGTGATGTTACTTTACTTCCTGGCTTCGACAGAGGTTGGGTATCAGTACAAGACGCTGCCGCTCAGCTTTCAGTTGATTACCTAACACCAAAAGATGGTGAGCTAATCCTAGATTGCTGTGCTGCGCCAGGTGGTAAAACGGCACACATTCTTGAGCATACCAATGACACTGAAGTGGTTGCGATTGACTGCGACATTAAACGCCTAGACCGTGTTTACGATAACCTTGAACGTCTACAACTGCGTGCCGACGTAATTTGTGGTGATGCTCGCTACCCTGAAGAGTGGTGGATGGGTGATAAGTTCGACCGTATCCTACTTGATGCACCTTGTTCAGCGACAGGCGTAATTCGCCGTCACCCTGACATCAAGTGGCTACGTCGCGCATCTGACATTGATGCGCTGGCTGAACTGCAAAGCGAGATTATGGATGCAATGTGGCGTCAGTTGAAAGAAGGCGGCACCATGGTTTATGCGACATGCTCAATCACGCCGCAAGAAAACGTACTGCAAGTGAAAGCATTCCTTGAGCGTACTGAGAACGCAACGCTTGTTGGGTCTGATATCGAAAATCCGGGTCGTCAAATACTGCCTGGAGAAGAAGATATGGATGGCTTCTACTACGCAGTTCTAGTAAAACAGGCATAA
- the trkA gene encoding Trk system potassium transporter TrkA: MKIIILGAGQVGGTLAENLVGENNDITIVDRNADRLRELQDKYDLRVVNGYASHPNTLREAGAQDADMLVAVTNMDETNMAACQVAFSLFNTPNRIARIRSPQYLEEKEALFKSGAIPVDHLIAPEELVTSYIERLIQYPGALQVVSFAEQKVSLVAVKAYYGGPLVGNALSALREHMPHIDTRVAAIFRQGRPIRPQGTTIIEADDEVFFVAASNHIRSVMSELQRLEKPYRRIMIVGGGNIGASLAKRLEQSYSIKLIERSYTRAEKLSEELENTIVFCGDAADQELLTEENIDQVDVFIALTNEDETNIMSAMLAKRMGAKKVMVLIQRGAYVDLVQGGVIDIAISPQQATISALLTHVRRADIVNVSSLRRGAAEAIEAIAHGDETTSKVVGRAIGDIKLPPGTTIGAIVRGEEVLIAHDRTVIEQDDHVVMFLVDKKYVPDVESLFQPSPFFL; this comes from the coding sequence ATGAAGATCATTATCCTAGGTGCTGGACAAGTTGGCGGTACCCTTGCTGAAAACCTGGTTGGTGAAAACAACGACATCACCATTGTCGACCGTAATGCTGACCGACTGCGTGAACTTCAGGATAAGTACGACCTTAGGGTTGTAAACGGTTATGCCAGTCATCCAAACACACTACGTGAAGCAGGTGCGCAAGATGCCGACATGTTGGTTGCCGTAACCAATATGGATGAAACCAATATGGCTGCGTGTCAGGTTGCTTTCTCTCTTTTCAACACGCCAAACCGAATTGCTCGTATTCGTTCTCCTCAATACCTAGAAGAGAAAGAAGCGCTATTCAAATCAGGGGCTATCCCTGTAGACCACCTGATCGCTCCGGAAGAGCTAGTGACCAGCTATATCGAGCGCCTAATTCAATACCCAGGAGCACTACAAGTGGTGAGCTTTGCTGAACAGAAGGTGAGCCTAGTAGCGGTAAAAGCCTACTATGGTGGTCCACTGGTGGGTAATGCATTGTCTGCTTTGCGTGAGCACATGCCTCATATCGATACGCGTGTTGCGGCTATCTTCCGACAAGGCCGCCCTATTCGCCCACAAGGCACCACCATCATTGAAGCCGATGATGAAGTGTTCTTTGTGGCGGCAAGTAACCATATCCGCTCAGTAATGAGTGAACTACAACGCTTAGAGAAACCGTACCGCCGCATCATGATTGTCGGTGGTGGTAACATCGGTGCAAGCTTAGCGAAACGCCTTGAGCAGAGCTACAGCATCAAGCTTATCGAGCGCAGCTACACACGTGCAGAGAAGCTGTCTGAAGAATTAGAAAACACCATCGTATTCTGTGGTGATGCAGCAGACCAAGAGCTACTCACCGAAGAGAACATCGATCAGGTTGATGTATTCATTGCCCTAACCAATGAAGATGAAACCAACATCATGTCGGCAATGCTGGCTAAGCGTATGGGTGCCAAGAAAGTAATGGTACTGATCCAACGCGGTGCTTACGTCGACCTTGTGCAAGGCGGTGTGATTGACATTGCAATCTCCCCACAACAAGCGACCATTTCTGCGCTACTTACTCACGTTCGTCGTGCTGATATTGTTAACGTATCTTCTTTACGTCGCGGTGCTGCTGAGGCTATCGAAGCCATCGCCCACGGTGACGAAACCACATCTAAAGTCGTTGGCCGAGCAATTGGCGATATCAAACTACCACCGGGTACCACCATTGGTGCCATTGTTCGCGGAGAAGAGGTGCTGATCGCGCACGATAGAACCGTGATCGAACAAGATGACCACGTAGTAATGTTCCTAGTAGACAAGAAGTACGTGCCTGATGTTGAGTCTCTTTTCCAACCGAGTCCGTTCTTCTTGTAG
- a CDS encoding TrkH family potassium uptake protein, giving the protein MVNFRPILLVIGLVLSKLALFMYIPTLVAFFTGTGGFLEFGQSVVITHIVAFICLSLGRSAKFRLGVRDMFLITSLVWTIASAFAALPFVFINHISFTDAYFETMSGITTTGSTVLSGLDSMAPSILLWRSILQWLGGIGFIVMAVAVLPMLNVGGMRLFQTESSDWSDKSSPRAKTVAKNIVAVYLVLTGLCIISYLFAGMGIFDAINHAFTTLSTGGYSTSDGSMNHFSNSAHWVGTLFMFLGGLPFLLFVSALRGRKLSILYKDAQVRGFTYLFLVTSAVISTWLVVRDGYTVMDAMRVSMFNIVSVVTTTGFGLEDFTAWGALPTTLFAFLMMAGACSGSTSGGIKIFRFQIAMTMLHKQMMKLIHPSGVFVQRYNQRPVNDDIVRSLVAFGLMFFITIILIAGGLSAMGLDPVTSISGAITAVANVGPGMGSVIGPTGNFAPLPDAAKWLLSLGMLMGRLEILTLIVLFFPAFWRR; this is encoded by the coding sequence ATGGTCAATTTTCGTCCGATATTATTAGTGATAGGGTTAGTGTTATCTAAACTGGCCCTGTTCATGTACATCCCAACACTGGTGGCCTTCTTTACCGGCACAGGTGGCTTTCTCGAGTTTGGTCAATCGGTAGTTATCACGCACATTGTGGCGTTTATCTGCTTAAGCTTAGGCCGCTCCGCAAAATTCCGGTTAGGGGTGCGGGACATGTTCCTAATCACCTCTCTGGTATGGACTATTGCCAGTGCCTTCGCTGCCCTGCCCTTTGTCTTTATCAACCACATCAGCTTCACTGATGCCTATTTTGAAACCATGTCTGGTATCACTACGACAGGTTCAACCGTCTTAAGCGGCTTAGACAGCATGGCTCCAAGCATTCTGTTGTGGCGTTCCATATTACAGTGGCTAGGTGGCATCGGCTTTATCGTGATGGCGGTAGCTGTTCTGCCAATGCTCAACGTCGGTGGTATGCGCCTATTCCAAACCGAATCATCCGATTGGTCAGATAAAAGCAGCCCACGAGCAAAAACAGTCGCCAAGAACATCGTGGCGGTTTATCTAGTTCTTACCGGCTTGTGCATCATTAGTTATCTGTTTGCAGGCATGGGTATCTTTGATGCTATCAATCACGCCTTCACTACGCTGTCGACAGGTGGTTACTCAACATCTGATGGCTCGATGAACCACTTCTCTAACAGTGCTCACTGGGTAGGAACCCTGTTCATGTTCCTTGGTGGTCTGCCGTTCTTACTGTTTGTTAGCGCACTGCGTGGTAGAAAACTCTCAATCCTATATAAAGATGCGCAAGTGAGAGGTTTCACGTATCTATTTTTGGTCACCAGTGCCGTAATATCGACATGGTTGGTGGTTAGAGATGGCTACACAGTCATGGATGCGATGCGTGTTTCGATGTTCAACATAGTGTCAGTCGTCACCACAACCGGTTTTGGCTTAGAAGACTTCACCGCGTGGGGCGCACTGCCAACGACCTTATTTGCGTTTCTAATGATGGCGGGCGCGTGCTCGGGTTCAACCTCTGGTGGTATTAAAATATTCCGCTTCCAGATCGCGATGACCATGCTTCATAAACAAATGATGAAACTGATTCACCCGTCAGGTGTATTTGTTCAACGCTATAACCAACGACCAGTGAATGACGACATTGTGCGTTCACTTGTTGCATTTGGTTTGATGTTCTTTATTACGATTATCTTAATTGCAGGTGGCTTGAGCGCGATGGGACTTGATCCCGTGACCAGTATATCTGGCGCAATCACAGCCGTTGCTAACGTTGGCCCGGGCATGGGCAGCGTGATCGGTCCAACCGGGAACTTTGCTCCACTGCCAGATGCTGCTAAATGGCTATTAAGTTTAGGAATGCTGATGGGGCGACTCGAGATACTGACGCTCATTGTTCTATTTTTCCCAGCCTTTTGGCGACGCTAA
- a CDS encoding DUF3157 family protein, with product MKSYVLLAGALLSSSAFADQLVTLPDGKEILLKDDFTWQYHSKTSSDGEPTLKSIPIAKSMRGTTITIGDTKPSLQVSKSGVDVLIGAGLYENEQLILPISITNQSTQAVVLVTLKVTVYSPTGELLHQESINTWQSIKRMADTYLRPQTSAEGKYLAIDVDKYPEYKIDVEITDVSTR from the coding sequence ATGAAATCATACGTACTTCTCGCTGGCGCATTGCTTAGCAGTTCTGCATTCGCCGACCAGTTGGTGACTCTACCTGATGGTAAAGAAATTTTACTGAAAGACGATTTCACATGGCAATATCATAGTAAGACCTCATCTGACGGAGAGCCTACACTAAAAAGTATTCCTATAGCCAAAAGTATGCGCGGGACTACAATCACGATTGGTGATACAAAACCAAGCTTACAGGTTTCTAAATCAGGTGTGGATGTTTTGATTGGGGCTGGACTCTACGAAAATGAGCAGTTGATTCTACCGATATCTATTACTAACCAGAGTACGCAAGCGGTAGTGTTAGTGACCTTAAAAGTTACGGTCTATTCACCAACGGGTGAGCTACTTCATCAAGAAAGCATTAATACATGGCAATCTATCAAACGTATGGCAGACACTTACCTTCGTCCACAAACTTCTGCCGAAGGTAAGTACTTAGCAATTGATGTTGATAAGTACCCGGAATATAAAATCGATGTCGAGATTACCGACGTTTCAACACGTTAG
- the trhA gene encoding PAQR family membrane homeostasis protein TrhA: MSASSASEYSDIEERANAITHGLGVVLGVVGLILLLIRAFDYQADMLTVASMAIYGSSIILLFLASTLYHSITTEKTKRLLKTLDHCAIYLLIAGSYTPFLLVGLRTPLAMGLMAVIWGIALVGIIMKIAFVYRFKRLSLFIYLAMGWLSLIVVYQLAMNIDIGGLVLLAVGGVIYSLGVIFYVAKRIPYNHAIWHLFVLAGCACHFFAIYLYVTPV, encoded by the coding sequence ATGTCTGCATCATCAGCCAGCGAATACAGCGACATCGAAGAACGCGCTAATGCGATAACCCATGGCTTGGGCGTTGTGCTTGGCGTAGTTGGTCTGATTTTGTTGCTGATTCGTGCATTTGATTACCAAGCCGACATGTTGACTGTTGCTAGTATGGCAATCTATGGCAGCAGTATTATCCTGCTTTTTCTTGCTTCCACGCTCTATCACTCGATCACCACAGAAAAGACCAAGCGTTTATTGAAAACCCTCGATCACTGTGCGATTTATTTGCTGATCGCAGGTAGCTACACCCCGTTTTTATTAGTCGGTTTAAGAACCCCACTCGCAATGGGCTTGATGGCGGTTATTTGGGGGATTGCGTTGGTGGGTATCATCATGAAGATCGCGTTCGTGTACCGTTTCAAGCGCCTATCGCTGTTCATTTACTTAGCGATGGGGTGGCTATCTTTGATTGTGGTTTATCAATTGGCGATGAATATCGATATAGGTGGCTTGGTGTTGCTGGCGGTTGGTGGGGTGATTTACTCGTTGGGTGTGATTTTCTATGTAGCAAAACGCATCCCTTATAACCATGCCATTTGGCACCTGTTTGTATTGGCGGGCTGCGCTTGCCATTTCTTCGCTATTTATCTGTATGTGACACCGGTTTAG
- a CDS encoding sporulation protein, translating to MSFLKKTLASFGIGSAKVDSVLQQEVLYPGQKASIIVHVYGGAQPQEIDNIDLNLCCRYVKEVTMNSQRQEGGHKRRMHQTYSLAKWSLPYAFVIQPGETRDFECEFDVPLNTPVTIGDSKVWLETGLDIAMAIDPSDKDILTVRPDALLDGIFNELEAQGLRIRQVECEAVEGFELPFVQEFEFVPTTGPYHGRWRELEVVAHRDDAELKLWFEIDRNRDGAKGMLASLLGVGQLQRQLSVPLDTSPEEAGKMVLEYLDSAS from the coding sequence ATGTCGTTCTTAAAGAAAACGTTAGCAAGTTTTGGCATTGGGTCTGCCAAGGTAGATTCTGTATTGCAACAGGAAGTGCTTTATCCAGGACAAAAGGCGAGCATTATTGTGCATGTCTACGGTGGCGCTCAGCCACAGGAGATCGACAATATCGATCTCAACTTGTGCTGTCGTTACGTCAAAGAAGTCACCATGAACTCACAAAGGCAAGAGGGCGGTCATAAACGCCGAATGCACCAAACATACTCGTTGGCCAAATGGAGCCTGCCGTATGCCTTTGTTATTCAGCCAGGTGAAACCCGTGATTTTGAATGTGAGTTTGATGTACCACTGAATACACCGGTCACGATTGGTGATTCAAAGGTGTGGCTTGAAACCGGCTTGGATATTGCGATGGCGATTGACCCATCGGATAAAGATATCTTAACGGTTCGTCCTGATGCACTCCTCGATGGCATTTTTAACGAACTTGAAGCTCAAGGTCTACGTATCCGCCAAGTGGAATGTGAAGCGGTAGAGGGCTTTGAACTTCCATTTGTACAAGAGTTCGAGTTTGTTCCGACGACTGGTCCTTATCATGGCCGTTGGCGTGAGCTTGAGGTTGTTGCCCATCGTGATGATGCCGAGCTTAAGTTGTGGTTTGAGATAGACCGCAATCGCGACGGTGCAAAAGGTATGTTGGCGAGCTTATTGGGAGTGGGCCAGCTGCAGCGTCAGTTGAGTGTGCCATTGGATACATCTCCGGAAGAAGCCGGCAAGATGGTGCTTGAGTATCTAGATAGCGCCTCTTAG
- a CDS encoding YihD family protein: protein MKCHRIEELLELMEPEWQKDQELNLLEFIIKLSKEAGYEGKLEDLTDDVLIYHLKMRNSKKDEMIPGLKKDQEDDFKTAILKARGIL, encoded by the coding sequence ATGAAGTGTCACCGCATAGAAGAACTGCTTGAACTGATGGAGCCTGAGTGGCAGAAAGATCAAGAGCTTAACTTGTTAGAGTTCATCATTAAGCTGTCAAAAGAAGCAGGCTACGAGGGTAAACTTGAAGACCTGACTGACGATGTGCTTATCTACCATCTAAAAATGCGTAACAGCAAAAAAGATGAAATGATCCCGGGTCTGAAAAAAGACCAAGAAGATGATTTCAAAACCGCAATTCTAAAAGCACGTGGCATCCTTTAA